In one window of Littorina saxatilis isolate snail1 linkage group LG11, US_GU_Lsax_2.0, whole genome shotgun sequence DNA:
- the LOC138979599 gene encoding ras-related protein ORAB-1-like (The sequence of the model RefSeq protein was modified relative to this genomic sequence to represent the inferred CDS: added 63 bases not found in genome assembly): protein MADYTTAKYDAIYKVTVIGDSQVGKTSIIRKFVDHNAPDHYPPTIGVDFGIKDIMVDNEKCRVQIWDTAGQERFRAVTSCYFRGAHGVVLVYDVTQARTFDNIQFHLAQAVKFTRDDQPMIMVGNKCDLTHKRAVSYELAERYAEAFGMQLIETSALNLTNIEQVFVRLIHQIREKKKKEKECGGGGGGKGGTGGGDGGKTKLFGSGGTIEKTYNKCCS, encoded by the coding sequence CAGGTGGGCAAGACGAGCATCATCCGGAAGTTCGTGGACCACAACGCCCCGGATCACTACCCTCCCACTATTGGGGTAGATTTCGGTATCAAAGACATCATGGTGGACAACGAAAAGTGCCGTGTGCAAATCTGGGACACGGCCGGACAGGAGCGCTTCCGGGCCGTCACCAGCTGTTACTTCCGGGGTGCGCACGGCGTCGTTCTCGTCTACGACGTCACCCAGGCGAGAACTTTCGATAACATCCAGTTCCATCTCGCCCAAGCGGTCAAATTCACCCGCGACGATCAGCCGATGATTATGGTGGGGAACAAATGTGATCTTACGCACAAAAGAGCGGTGTCTTACGAACTGGCCGAGCGGTATGCTGAAGCCTTTGGCATGCAGCTTATCGAGACCAGCGCCTTGAATCTGACGAACATCGAGCAGGTTTTCGTTCGCCTCATCCATCAAATacgcgagaagaagaagaaggagaaagagtgtgggggagggggtgggggaaaggGAGGGACGGGTGGGGGCGACGGGGGCAAGACCAAGCTGTTTGGAAGTGGAGGGACGATAGAGAAAACTTACAACAAGTGTTGTTCTTGA